ctcagaatggatgttaaatcgtgaTATTTTCCACAAAATTGTGAAAACATTTGGGAAACACCAAATGAGTAGATGAGTTCAcgttaaattggggtggaatgttttggatgcatttcctcccttttgtctcATCAATAGGTGTCTACAGAAGATCATACAAGATTatgcttcaggattgttggtggtTCCAGATTGGCCCACACAAACATGGTATCCATTAGGGTTAAAAATGGTGACTGAACCCATTATGGATGTCCTTACACAAGAAaacctacttgtgcaccctgtaactggtgaaTTTCTTCCTTTACATGATCGTGTTGATTTATTGATGTGCAGATTCTAACAAGTACCTAGAAGCACTACATTTTCTTACACTAAGAaatgggaacagtttcttcaACACAACATTTTCTTACCACACTGCAGACGCTTCAGATGTTGTAGAAATTTgtcaaaattacattttgatgaTAATTTAAGCTATAGTGTGATCAACACAGCAAGGAATGCTTTGTCGGCATACTTTTCGAGACCATTGGAACATCAAGTTCTAGGATCACATCCTTTGACTTGTACATACATGAAGGGCATCTTTGATGCTACTTAGGGATTGGGATCCCATCTCAAATTTGTCGTTAGACAAAATTACGATAAAagcagtcatgttaatggctttGGTATCAGCTCAAAGAGTGCAAACATTACACAAGTTAAGGATAGACAAAATGGGAATGTaaacagaggaaattacattttatgtctatgacctgctaaaacagagcagaccaggagtctcGGGGTGTAAATTGATTTTCAGCTTATCCTGCAGATCAAAGACTTTGTGTAgttacatatttaaaatactacattGAGACTACCAAACATCTTACAGGTGTAGAAACTGGATTATTCATTAGCCATAAAGCCACACAAAAACTGACAATGCAAgcaatttcaagatggctgaagaaggtgctattggatgcaggaattgatactgaTCAATTTAAaactcattccaccagggcggcggcAACATTGGCTGCCAAGGATTTGGACATTCCGATAGACCATATCCTTGCGGCTGCAGGTTGTGCAAATGAAAGGATGTTGCACAAGTATTATCACAAAGaaattgcagaccctggtgtgtttggTGGTACTATTttgaattcagtattaaatgtctcTAGAGATAAAAATGGGACACATAATGTTTTAccataaaataaaccattaattaattaaacaagtATGATGGTTTGTATGTTATTGACTGTTTTTCATTTATTGAGTCGAGCAAAATGCAGTGATACGCGGGAACCCaatctacggcctgaaatcacagaagctttaaaaccttcacgtagtcactcacgtgactccgaagtaaaatagtaagattaaatgagaattcaccagtttgaagtttgatctttattttatgaggagttatgtcgagggactacgtgccctccgctcccaccctaataagatcaaaggtaagttaaATTTGTATCACGTACCTTACAATTGTGCTTCGGAGTagatcatctgtgatttcacaccgctgctttgaagtttgatgcgcctggacggccttcttcacgtagtccctcgacgtaactcctcataaaataaagatcaaacttcaaactggtaagttctcgtttaaccttactattcacaagttttaggtaactaatctacaaacaatTCCCAAACCCAACCCTTgtttttcaccctccctcatcaCAACCTCTATCAAAATCCGCACATCCACTGTCCTGATCACtcacctttatttttttttaaatatttcaatagtCAAACTATCTGCCCACCACCCATCCCCAACTGTATCTGCCTATCATTCAACAGGTCTTGtcctgttccagctttctcccctccccactctaatCAGTCCAAATGCAGGTAGACCCTGTTTCTCAAAATCCCCTGCAGCAACTTCCCCAATATATGACCTGTGCCTAACAATGATGCAAGTATATCTCCCAGATGCACTGCAATTTTACCCtggcttcccacaatgtcctgggATAGACCTGGTCGGGCCtcagggatttatccaccttagaaatacatagaaaatataaaacattggtgcaggagtaggccatttggcccttcaacccagcatcgccattcaatatgatcatggctgatcatctaaaatcagtaccccattcctgctttccccccttatcctttgaTTTATTTAGCATTAAGACCGAAATGTAACTCTCTTGGAagcatacagtgaattggcctccactgccttctgcggcagagaattccacagattcaggctGATGGGAAGGATGACCATGGCTCAGGGCGGGGTGCTGCCGCCCAAGATGAATGTCTGGTGAGAGGAACAGTCCAATCAGAGTGTAGTCGTATACTAGTGAACAGGCGACACCAAGAGAAGCGCGGAAACCAACCGTCGGACCTCAAGAGTTTGAAAAAGTCCGCCAAAAATGTATTTCCTAATAATCTCCAAAAACATTTTAAACTCAGATCGTGCGTACCCCACTTCCCCCGTCACTTGTTCCCGATCCATTTACAATAGACAAGAGAGATTCTGGGAATTTAATCTAATATCTCCATTAACTGGAAACGAACGGAGCAAATGCGTCTCACGGATTATAACAGCGGGTGGGTTTCTGTGTAAATAACACAGCGTTAAATTAAGTCGGGTCAGCTCATAAAGTGTGGACGGATGCGAGATTACCGCGTCGTGGTTATGTGACTGAACTTGTTGTGATCTCAGTAAAAGGGGCATTCAGGGAACAATCCGGCCGCAGTTTGATAAACATAAACACAATTCAACatattgtaggtacacaaaattgttggagaaactcagcgggtgcagcagcatgtatggagcgaaggaaataggtgacgtttcgggccgaaacccttcttcagcccgaaacgtcacctattcccctcgctccatagatgctgctgcacacgctgagtttctccagcatttttgtgcatcttagatttcccagcatctgcagttccttcttcaacaataTTGTACCTATTTTTCCCAAAAGTCCCAATACAATTTTGCAGCATTTCGATGTCGAAATAAAGCTACAACTCTTTCAGTGAGATTGTGGGTGGCTCTTAAAAGAGCCTTTGGGTTTTCGGTTTAATGAGGATTGAGAATATTTACTTCGAACTGGTATACTTGGTCACCGCCTTTGTCCCTTCCGACACGGCGTGCTTGGCCAGCTCCCCGGGCAGCAGCAGGCGCACGGCGGTCTGGATCTCCCGGGAGCTGATGGTCGACCGCTTGTTGTAATGAGCCAAGCGGGAAGCCTCACCCGCGATGCGCTCGAAAATATCGTTGACGAACGAGTTCATGATGCTCATGGCCTTGGAGGAGATGCCGGTGTCGGGGTGAACCTGCTTCATCACTTTGTAGATGTAGATGCCGTAACTCTCCTTCCTCGACCTCCTGCGCTTCTTACCCGCCTTGCCTGCAGGTTTGGACACGGCTTTCTTGGCGCCCTTCTTGGCCACTGCCACTTTCACTTTCGGTGCGTCAGGCATTTCGTCTGTCGGCTTTGGAAACACAAATGTAGGGAACTCAACCCGAGCGCGGATTAAATAGGCTGCACCACCGCCCTATGCTAATGAGGGATTGGGGAAAGCGAACATTGTCATTGGTTGGTGTCAATCAACCCTTTGCTTGGACCTTGAAGTAACCAATCACAGTGCTTCGCTTCCACCAATCACAGAGCGCGCCCACTGCCCCGTGTCCGGTAACACGTTGACAGGACGGGGAGGCGGAGTTGGGCGGAGCCGCTGCtgtcaatcattttttttaatttcaaaatagactttattaaggtaataaatatataagatattctctacttttgacttaaaaagtgcttactACCAAATTCGGGGTgatagggttgagaggaaaagatagatcagtcatgattgaatggcagagtagatgatgggccggatggccttattctgctcattATGACGCACGTGTGTTCTGGATTTAATGCAGGTTTCATCTAACCCAGTCAGAGACTCAGGCACAAAGACTGAAGGCTTAACCTGCAGTCAGGTACAAGGTAGAGGTAGAGAGATGGCGACAGAAAAGATCAGAGACGGAGTGATACAGAGTGAGGTCACTCACCCACAGGATCAGCCCAAGGTCATGGAACGCGGAAATGTTTATGATGTAACCTTGATATTTACGATGTAAAGAATTGGAGGTAAATGTGGGCGGCATAATTTGTGTGTTTACAGATTATGTGAGAATGTGTGGTTTTGTAGAGTGCGAGGAGGATTACCAAATGCAACAACAGAATATAGATCAGCAGGAATGTCAGGCAGTGgaatagcagatggaatttaatcctgacacaTCTGATGTGATGTAATTTGGAAGGTTTAATAGTGTTGGATGTACCGACTAAATGGTTGGGCCTCAGGGAGAGTCAATAAACAGAGTGATTATGGGGCAAAtctttcctgaaagtggcaatacatgTCACATGTTGTGACAATTGGCAGTCATGTTATAACTTAATTTAACATTAGCTAACCCATTTTTGTAGGATTGGGCCCTCAATTACTAACTGTCTATATTAATCACCTGCAGGAGAGGGCAGAGTATAATGCTcccgtcccacttaagaaacctgaacggaaacctctggagactttgcgccccacccaaggtttccgtgcagttcccggaggttgcaggtggttgccggaggttgcaggtagggagactggcaaaaccctccgggaaccgcacggaaaccttgggtggggtgcaaagtctccagaggtttccgttcaggtttccgttcaggtttcctaagtgggacaggggcataaggatgcaTCTTGGCTGGGGGTAAAGTACAGAGGGAA
The Leucoraja erinacea ecotype New England unplaced genomic scaffold, Leri_hhj_1 Leri_116S, whole genome shotgun sequence genome window above contains:
- the LOC129715424 gene encoding late histone H2B.L4-like, with the protein product MPDAPKVKVAVAKKGAKKAVSKPAGKAGKKRRRSRKESYGIYIYKVMKQVHPDTGISSKAMSIMNSFVNDIFERIAGEASRLAHYNKRSTISSREIQTAVRLLLPGELAKHAVSEGTKAVTKYTSSK